The Populus alba chromosome 6, ASM523922v2, whole genome shotgun sequence genome contains a region encoding:
- the LOC118027934 gene encoding probable aspartyl protease At4g16563, whose protein sequence is MASSQLLFLLSFLLLISSSTPTSTITIPLSAPSSTKQIISSKNPWRALNHLASLSLSRAHHIKSPKTKISSLKTPLFPRSYGGYSISLNFGTPPQTTKFVMDTGSSLVWFPCTSRYLCSKCDFPNIEVTGIPTFIPKQSSSSNLIGCKNHKCSWLFGPKVQSKCQECDPTTQNCTQTCPPYVIQYGSGSTAGLLLSETLDFPDKKTIPDFLVGCSLFSIRQPEGIAGFGRSPESLPSQLGLKKFSYCLVSHAFDDTPASSDLVLDTGSGSDDTKTPGLSYTPFQKNPTATFRDYYYVLLRNIVIGDTHVKVPYKFLVPGSDGNGGTIVDSGTTFTFMEKPVYELVAKEFEKQVAHYTVATGVQKQTGLRPCFNISGEKSVSVPEFIFHFKGGAKMALPLANYFSFVDSGVICLTIVSDNMSGSGIGGGPAIILGNYQQRNFHVEFDLKNERFGFKQQNCVS, encoded by the coding sequence ATGGCTTCTTCTCAgcttctctttctcctctcttttctcctcttaatttcatcatcaacaccaacaTCAACCATCACCATCCCTCTATCAGCTCCTAGCTCCACCAAGCAGATCATATCCTCAAAAAATCCATGGCGAGCACTCAATCACCTCGCTTCTCTATCTCTTTCAAGAGCCCACCACATCAAGTCCCCAAAAACCAAAATTTCTTCCCTCAAGACCCCTCTTTTTCCACGTAGCTATGGTGGCTACTCCATCTCTCTCAACTTCGGCACGCCTCCACAGACAACCAAATTTGTCATGGACACCGGTTCTAGTCTTGTTTGGTTTCCTTGTACTTCTCGCTATCTTTGCTCAAAATGTGACTTCCCAAACATTGAAGTAACAGGAATCCCAACATTTATACCTAAACAATCATCCTCTTCAAATCTTATTGGTTGCAAAAATCACAAATGCTCATGGCTTTTTGGCCCTAAAGTTCAGTCTAAATGCCAAGAATGTGACCCCACTACTCAAAACTGCACTCAAACCTGTCCACCTTATGTAATTCAATATGGTTCAGGCTCCACAGCTGGACTTCTACTATCTGAAACTCTCGATTTCCCAGATAAGAAAACCATACCCGATTTTCTTGTCGGGTGCTCCCTTTTCTCCATCAGACAACCCGAAGGGATTGCCGGGTTCGGTCGGAGCCCCGAATCACTCCCTTCACAACTGGGTCTCAAGAAATTCTCTTACTGCTTAGTATCTCACGCTTTTGATGACACTCCAGCAAGCAGTGATCTTGTTTTGGATACCGGGTCAGGTTCGGATGATACCAAGACCCCAGGGCTTAGCTACACACCCTTTCAAAAGAATCCAACAGCTACATTTCGGGATTATTACTATGTATTGCTGCGTAACATTGTCATAGGGGACACACATGTTAAAGTGCCTTACAAATTTCTGGTCCCTGGATCAGATGGTAATGGAGGGACGATTGTGGACTCAGGGACAACATTCACATTCATGGAGAAGCCAGTTTATGAGTTAGTAGCTAAGGAATTTGAGAAGCAAGTGGCCCATTATACAGTAGCCACTGGAGTTCAAAAGCAGACTGGTTTAAGGCCTTGTTTCAATATTTCTGGCGAGAAATCAGTTTCTGTcccggaattcatttttcaCTTTAAGGGTGGTGCTAAGATGGCATTACCTTtggcaaattatttttcatttgttgattCTGGAGTTATATGCTTGACAATTGTGAGTGACAATATGAGTGGTTCGGGAATTGGAGGTGGACCGGCCATTATTTTGGGGAATTATCAGCAGAGGAACTTTCATGTAGAGTTTGATTTGAAGAATGAGAGATTTGGGTTTAAGCAACAAAATTGTGTATCGTGA